The following are from one region of the Rhipicephalus microplus isolate Deutch F79 chromosome 1, USDA_Rmic, whole genome shotgun sequence genome:
- the LOC142776218 gene encoding uncharacterized protein LOC142776218: MASAGYSSSTSLTEETPPRAASPPAAQPYQALSNQKLSVQAKKVAYNVYAQVRKSDPQLSVRAACRKVSELTGVSERSVFRIKLDVNSGTLKSPKRLRLPAMDDRAKTGKTRLELHDSFSLAALRRKVHQYFLRNELPTAAKLAQDVTSDSDMNMPKMSVRTMQRLLNDIGFSFRKRKRNCELLERDDIITWRRRYLRTIRQLRAQKRFLPASSPTCSCLPF; encoded by the coding sequence atggcgtccgccggttacagctcgtcaacgtcgcttacggaggaaacaccgccgcgtgccgcgagtccaccagctgcgcagccgtaccaggcgttgtcaaatcaaaagctgtccgtACAGGCCAAGAAGGTGGCGTACAACGTTTACGCGCAAGTAAGGAAAAGCGACCCGCAGCTGTCTGTGAGAGCCGCATGTCGGAAAGTCAGCGAGCTCACTGGTGTTAGCGAGCGCAGTGTCTTCCGGATTAAGCTCGACGTTAACAGTGGAACCCTGAAGTCACCGAAGCGCCTGCGCCTCCCCGCCATGGATGACCGTGCGAAAACCGGGAAGACAAGACTGGAGCTTCACGACAGCTTCTCCCTCGCAGCTCTACGAAGAAAAGTGCATCAATACTTTCTGAGGAATGAACTCCCAACAGCTGCAAAACTGGCTCAAGATGTAACCAGTGACAGTGACATGAACATGCCTAAAATGAGCGTGCGAACGATGCAAAGGCTGCTTAACGATATCGGCTTTTCCTTTCGCAAACGGAAGAGAAACTGTGAGCTTTTAGAAAGAGACGACATCATCACGTGGCGACGGCGGTACCTGCGTACCATCCGACAACTTCGCGCTCAAAAACG